The Branchiostoma floridae strain S238N-H82 chromosome 17, Bfl_VNyyK, whole genome shotgun sequence genome has a window encoding:
- the LOC118404975 gene encoding carboxylesterase 1D-like: MATTTFSKLLVFAALVFVGQAALVTKPDGPIVRTRYGHVRGMYVEEGAIFLGLPFGVPPVGELRWKPPWAYNKSWAPEVRDGTVPGPACRQPGCGPTEIDYQHTCNRDKNRTQSEDCLYLNVLVPRPVVLYSTVRLPVMCWFHGGDFIVGTGSAMVYDGRILANKTNTVVVTTNYRLGVFGYLVTGEGEDEARGNYGTLDQIRLRH, encoded by the coding sequence ATGGCGACAACAACCTTCTCGAAGCTCTTGGTCTTTGCTGCCCTTGTTTTTGTTGGGCAGGCCGCTCTAGTAACGAAACCGGACGGTCCGATCGTTCGAACACGGTATGGACACGTGCGGGGCATGTACGTGGAGGAAGGGGCCATCTTCCTCGGTCTCCCGTTCGGGGTTCCTCCGGTAGGCGAGCTGCGCTGGAAGCCTCCTTGGGCGTACAACAAGTCCTGGGCGCCCGAAGTTCGCGACGGCACCGTGCCGGGTCCGGCATGCCGACAGCCAGGGTGTGGACCGACCGAAATCGACTATCAGCACACTTGTAATCGAGACAAGAACAGAACGCAGAGTGAAGACTGTCTGTACCTTAACGTTTTGGTGCCTAGACCCGTTGTACTGTACTCTACTGTCAGACTACCTGTTATGTGTTGGTTTCATGGCGGGGATTTTATAGTCGGCACTGGCTCTGCTATGGTGTATGATGGGCGGATTTTGGCCAACAAAACCAACACTGTCGTGGTAACGACCAACTACAGACTCGGGGTTTTCGGCTACCTGGTGACCGGCGAGGGGGAAGACGAGGCCAGGGGAAACTACGGGACATTAGATCAGATCAGATTGAGGCACTGA
- the LOC118404976 gene encoding acetylcholinesterase 1-like — protein MATTTISKLLVFAALVFVGQAGLITKPDGPIVPTRYGDVRGLYAEEGAIFLGLPFGVPPVGELRWKPPRAYNTSWAPRVRDGTVPGPACRQTSCGPNYKDYQHTCNRDKNKTQSEDCLYLNVFVPRSVLLNSSVRLPVMCWFHGGNYQYGTGAALIYDGRILANKTNTVVVTTNYRLGVFGYLVTGEGEDDARGNYGTLDQIEALTWVQQNIADFGGDKDKVTVFGQSAGSDSIAVLLTSARAADLFHQGIMLSVPFSIPLKTQSEAIRYGNDFTKFANCSTGDMKCLRSKSADAILDAQKKTFWHGHAYCQGHVCHGEDIPFVFQTPLLINLTFTREEQVLADTMVYHYGNFAHTGDPNKASPNVYTTGNVLKSPLNWPRYNKGNLFPNMNFTTTQSVIVQDYNKEKCDFWDKENIYSARNKGN, from the exons ATGGCGACAACAACCATCTCGAAGCTCTTGGTCTTTGCTGCCCTTGTTTTTGTTGGGCAGGCCGGTCTTATAACGAAACCGGACGGTCCGATCGTTCCAACACGGTATGGAGACGTGCGAGGCTTGTACGCGGAGGAAGGGGCTATCTTCCTCGGTCTCCCGTTCGGGGTTCCACCGGTAGGCGAGCTGCGCTGGAAGCCTCCTCGGGCGTACAACACGTCCTGGGCGCCCAGAGTTCGAGACGGCACCGTACCGGGACCGGCATGTCGGCAAACAAGTTGTGGACCGAACTATAAAGATTACCAACACACTTGTAACCGCGACAAGAACAAAACGCAGAGTGAAGACTGCCTGTACCTTAACGTTTTCGTGCCCAGATCCGTTCTACTGAACTCTTCTGTCAGACTACCTGTGATGTGTTGGTTTCATGGTGGTAATTACCAGTATGGCACCGGCGCTGCTTTAATCTATGATGGGCGGATTTTGGCCAACAAAACCAACACTGTCGTCGTAACGACCAACTACAGACTCGGCGTTTTCGGCTACCTTGTGACCGGCGAGGGCGAAGACGATGCCAGGGGAAACTATGGAACATTAGATCAGATTGAAGCACTAACGTGGGTCCAACAGAATATCGCAGACTTTGGTGGGGACAAGGATAAAGTAACCGTTTTCGGACAGAGCGCCGGGTCAGATTCGATTGCAGTTCTCCTGACGTCCGCTAGGGCGGCAGACCTGTTCCACCAGGGCATCATGCTGAGCGTGCCGTTCTCCATCCCACTCAAAACTCAGTCAGAAGCGATTCGTTACGGGAATGATTTTACAAAGTTCGCGAACTGCTCTACCGGGGACATGAAGTGCCTTCGCTCCAAGTCAGCCGACGCAATTCTCGATGCCCAAAAGAAA ACGTTTTGGCACGGCCATGCCTACTGTCAGGGTCACGTCTGTCACGGGGAAGACATTCCGTTCGTGTTTCAAACACCTCTACTGATCAACCTAACCTTCACCCGAGAAGAACAGGTCCTAGCTGACACCATGGTGTATCACTACGGTAACTTCGCACACACGGGCGACCCGAACAAAGCTAGCCCGAATGTCTACACCACAGGCAACGTCCTAAAATCACCACTGAACTGGCCCAGGTATAACAAAGGGAATCTATTCCCCAACATGAATTTTACCACTACCCAGAGTGTTATAGTACAGGACTATAACAAGGAAAAGTGTGACTTCTGGGATAAGGAAAATATCTATTCAGCGAGAAATAAGGGCAATTGA